A genome region from Triticum aestivum cultivar Chinese Spring chromosome 2B, IWGSC CS RefSeq v2.1, whole genome shotgun sequence includes the following:
- the LOC123042744 gene encoding probable ubiquitin-conjugating enzyme E2 23, translating to MAAAASHDVDLGDLVSFGRTLLHHGLVIADADHDSADVDTFKLLLADNTVVYKNAGDLRVVDRSHLRPGQVVGSASDDDGQLGVVTGITTVLDLAKHDAVTHVITGVSPSTLRRVRRFNLGDFVVSGPWLGQVVEVSIDVDVLFDDGAVCRVSNADSKKLQLVDDTGAGSNTMYRHQMNSLFNPGEHVTAPDPCSAFKAARWLNGSSNPDHHIGTVSKVETSGVLVYWIASMHHGTDKGLVEASAPSAYQNPDDLTFFCAASNCRWGVADRCFFRKDNATDDECEAPTARAKVEIPMVITNTRTSVDVLWQDGTRQHGISSTTVIPFQVVDEDLFPGDHVVGVLPIDASVNNYVFADGTEFERPVGVIRSLHYGDRTACVSWFNEAREVECDDTVTMYALKKDSSYLSADYGDIVIRLLPSGSTSGEIAPLPQGNKKKSTVAADISWVGHVVDLLNDGHVQVKWGDGSMSMVLPHEIVVVEEEHYSDLLDEMDNWVVVDNIVDAPEELAMANTDHDLGNPTDDSGVEGDNLAMKRTSLLGLATQSLLQMTDGVVARCKGYMPLSSSTSSELPVPTYDERTSGDTSETIDAAMTRNIVDVNGHDLAEEGTKADN from the exons ATGGCCGCAGCTGCATCCCACGACGTTGACTTGGGAGACCTCGTGAGCTTCGGCCGCACGCTCCTCCACCATGGACTAGTCATCGCCGATGCCGACCACGACTCTGCGGACGTCGACACCTTCAAGCTCCTCCTCGCCGATAACACCGTCGTGTACAAGAACGCCGGTGACCTCAGGGTGGTTGACAGGAGCCACCTGCGCCCCGGCCAGGTGGTCGGCTCGGCGTCCGACGATGACGGCCAGCTCGGCGTCGTCACCGGCATCACCACTGTGCTGGACCTTGCCAAGCACGACGCGGTGACACATGTCATCACGGGCGTGTCCCCGTCTACCCTCCGCCGTGTAAGGAGATTCAACCTCGGCGACTTCGTCGTGTCGGGGCCGTGgctcggccaggtcgtcgaggtgtCCATCGACGTGGATGTGTTGTTCGATGATGGAGCGGTCTGTAGGGTCAGCAACGCAGACTCCAAGAAGCTACAACTAGTGGACGACACCGGTGCCGGCAGCAACACCATGTATCGCCATCAAATGAACTCTCTCTTCAACCCCGGGGAGCACGTCACTGCACCAGACCCGTGCTCCGCCTTCAAGGCGGCCCGCTGGCTTAATGGCTCCTCGAATCCTGACCATCATATAGGCACTGTCAGCAAGGTGGAGACGTCCGGCGTCCTTGTCTACTGGATTGCATCTATGCATCATGGCACGGACAAGGGGCTCGTCGAGGCATCTGCCCCTTCCGCCTACCAGAACCCGGACGATCTTACTTTCTTCTGCGCCGCGTCCAATTGTAGGTGGGGGGTAGCTGACCGCTGCTTTTTCCGCAAGGACAATGCAACCGATGATGAATGTGAAGCACCAACTGCTCGAGCAAAGGTGGAGATTCCCATGGTCATCACCAACACCCGTACCTCCGTGGACGTGCTGTGGCAGGACGGCACACGGCAACATGGCATAAGTTCAACGACTGTCATCCCCTTTCAGGTAGTGGATGAAGACTTATTCCCAGGGGATCACGTCGTCGGTGTTCTTCCTATTGATGCTAGTGTGAACAATTACGTTTTTGCTGATGGAACTGAATTCGAAAGGCCCGTGGGCGTCATCAGGAGCCTGCACTACGGAGACCGGACGGCTTGTGTGTCATGGTTCAACGAGGCTAGGGAGGTCGAGTGCGACGATACTGTGACTATGTACGCGCTCAAAAAAGACTCTTCTTACCTATCTGCTGACTATGGAGATATTGTCATTCGCCTTCTGCCGTCAGGATCAACCAGCGGTGAAATCGCGCCGTTGCCACAAGGCAACAAGAAAAAGAGTACCGTTGCCGCAGATATTTCATGGGTGGGGCATGTTGTTGACCTTCTCAATGATGGACATGTCCAAGTCAAGTGGGGCGATGGTAGCATGTCAATG GTATTGCCCCATGAGATTGTTGTCGTCGAGGAGGAACACTATTCAGATCTGTTGGATGAAATGGACAACTGGGTAGTGGTCGACAACATCGTTGATGCACCTGAAGAACTGGCTATGGCTAACACG GACCATGATCTAGGGAATCCAACAGATGATAGTGGTGTCGAAGGTGACAACCTGGCAATGAAGAGGACAAGCCTTTTGGGTCTTGCAACCCAGTCTTTGCTCCAAATGACCGACGGCGTGGTGGCTCGGTGTAAGGGATACATGCCATTGTCGTCATCAACAAGCTCGGAGTTACCTGTGCCCACATACGATGAACGCACTAGTGGTGATACATCGGAGACCATCGATGCTGCCATGACAAGGAACATTGTGGATGTGAACGGCCACGATTTGGCCGAGGAGGGGACGAAGGCTGACAACTAG